In Nostoc edaphicum CCNP1411, the sequence AACCAAGAAATTAGGTCTTTGGTATCTTGCTCGCTATCACGCAGATATGCTTGGATTGTTATGCCGATATCTGTGCGTTGCCGAAACTCTTCTTCTAGTAAGAGTTTTTTCAGGATGCTGAGAGTTATATCCTTGTAGGCATACTGTTCCATATCAAAATGCACAGCTGCGCCCAACTCTTTAGCACGACGTAAGAGAATCCGAATGCGATCGCTAACTCGCTCCTCACTACCTTTAGCATCCAGAGGATCAAATTGGGAATAAAACGCTGTTAACTTAACAGAAACCTGAACTTTTGGGATTGCTTCGCCATCAGCCTCATCAATAGCCGGGATAGCTGACCAATTCTTTGATGCTTCCACCAATTGTTGCATTAATTCTAGATAGCGTTCTAGATAAGACTGCGCTTCGGCTTCGGTAATTACGGCTTCACCAAGTAAGTCGATGGTGAAAGCCATTTTTTCTTTTCGCAGTCGTTCAACTGTTTTGATGACTTGTTTAATATTTTCCCCAGAAATATATTTATGGGCAAGAGTCTCAACCGCTGTCCCAACAGTTGTAGCAGCAACTTGTCCTGGCATCGAATCGGGATTAGCAAAGTTTAGCATTCCCTTCAAAGCTGCCGGTAATTCTACAGATTCATCTCCTAAATATTCTTGTAAATGTGAGGCAATTTCTGATTTACTGTGCAAAGCAGGTAATGTATCTATAAAACGAAATAGTTGCACCCGCAACCCAGGATTACTCATCGCCCAAGCTAGTAATTTATCATCCCAGCGCATTTGATCGCGCAGGGAAGAAAAAAACGAACGATTTTCCTGCGTTGCGGCGAGAAGTTGTTTAGCAATTTCTTGGGTTTTAGCTTCGTAGGTGCTTGTTTGTACTTGTAATACCACTGATAATAAACTCCGTTAATCAAGGCGAGGCTTTTTGTTCAAAGCCTGTGTCTTCTATTTTGACGCTTTCATTTGGCTGTCACCATATTTAGTGGGGAGTAACGGAAGATGAGGGAGTAAGCAAGAAGAATTAATAACCAATTCCCAATGCCCAATTCCCAATGCCCAATGCCCAATTGAATAACAAATGTTATCCTTTTGTTGATCTATTTCTAACTTGATTGACAGATGTTGCAACACAATAGATTAGCTCAGTCGTACTAAGAGTGTGAATACTACATTTATGCCTACAGAAAACCTCACGCATATTTTATTTTCTAACTGGCAACACACACTCCAACCCTTTGGCGTTGACCAGGTAGCGGCTGATAAAGCCTTTAATTCTTTGGTTGCAGCTTACTCTACCCCTGGTCGCTATTACCATACACTGAAACACATTGATCATGTCCTCAGCACAATTCAGATTTTACAAGGCTACACCTACAACCTAGCTGCTGTTCAACTAGCTGCCTGGTTCCACGATGTAGTATATGACACTGAAGCTCAAGATAATGAAGAACGAAGCGCAGACTATGCTTTGGAGTTGCTGAGTAATTTGGGTATTCCAGAAAGTATCATAGCTACTGTCACCCGTCTTATTCTGAACACTAAAGACCACCAAGCTGCGGTAGATGATTGTGATAGCCAAGTTTTACTTGATGCAGATTTAGCGATTTTGGCTACTAACCAAGTGCAGTATGGAGAATACACCCATGCCATTCGCCAGGAATATGGCTGGGTGTCAGAGGCAGAGTATATCACAGGTCGTCAGCAGGTTTTAGAACGATTTTTAAAGCGATCGCGTATCTACTTTACGCCTTTAATGTTAGAGTTCGCCGAACCATCTGCCCGTGGCAATATCCAGGCAGAAATTCAATCTTTGTTGTCTCGTTAGCTTTATCACTGTTAGTAACATGAAATTTTTTCTATATGAATTAGGGGAGAGCGATTTCCCTCCAATTCTGGGAACTCTAAAAATGGCAGTTACTGACAAATATTACTACAATTTTGATGAGAACTCTTCAACAATCACCCTCGCTTAGGGCAGTATTCCAACAAAAAATAGACACCAAAAAATCTACCAAACACCAAGAAATTCATGAAAGATTAGGTGATGGCTTTTTAGGTGGGTTGGGTTCATTCATGTTTGAATTTAAGCAAACAACAAATAAATTCAAAGGCAATATGGGGGAATGGGGAGTATCACTACTTTTGCAATCTTTCCCCGATACATGGGTGATATTTAATAATGCCTTCATCCCCACTAACTCAGGCTCTCTAACGGAAATAGACCATTTAATTATCGGTGAAAGTGGTGTTTTTTTAGTAGAGGTCAAAACCTGGAAAGGTTCATTTAGCGCTTATAAAGATAAATGGAAACGGCGTGAAGGTAACAATTGGGTAGCAGTTGACAATAGTCCGACTTCTCAAAGTATTTACCATCAGAAAATGTTTAGTCAGTGGATTACTTCATTAATGCCTAACCTTCCTAATGGGTTTGTTGCGGCTCCACTAGTCTTCCCAATTGCTACATGGATA encodes:
- a CDS encoding nuclease-related domain-containing protein; amino-acid sequence: MRTLQQSPSLRAVFQQKIDTKKSTKHQEIHERLGDGFLGGLGSFMFEFKQTTNKFKGNMGEWGVSLLLQSFPDTWVIFNNAFIPTNSGSLTEIDHLIIGESGVFLVEVKTWKGSFSAYKDKWKRREGNNWVAVDNSPTSQSIYHQKMFSQWITSLMPNLPNGFVAAPLVFPIATWIGANDCSVPVLQGIPALLQMINSSPDCLTPMQVQAIAQAVENLILPTNTKPIPKPKPVKRQNPII